CCTATCATTTGCACACGAACCACTCCCTGGTCACAACAAATTGGTACAAGTTGCAATAGCAGTTGAATTGACAGTCGCAATAGTAGTTTTCCAAGTTTTTGGAGAGAAAatgtttttgaatttggcTCGTTTCTGGCAGTCATGTTGCAGTTGTTCTCTGCAGCTGTCAATCATCCAGTTCATCAACTCAAAAAAACAGTGACTGAGCTATTGAATTGTTCAGCAATTGAGTTTCTGAGTTGATGAACCAGTTATCCAGATATCGAGCTGATGAATTTACTGAATTTTGTTTGTCAGTCCCAAGGACGAcgccgctccgcgaagcggagcacaaccagggtctggggcggagccccagccgccggaggcacacaggACACCAACGAGTTCTGGACAAGCTATGTATTAAAATCAACGTAAATATTCTCTCATTAGATCGCTGAGCTTGGACGCGCCCTGCTCGATAGCGTCTTTGAGCACGGTCATGTCTTCACCAGCGATGCCTTTGACTCGGTCAGCGATGTCTTGGGCCACCCGTTCGACGGATGCGAACTCGCCGCTGGCGGATTGGCGCATTTCGGCCTCTTCGTCCTCGTCGCGGCCGAAGTAACTGCTCGAGGAAATGGAAGTAGCACCGTCAAACGCTTGAAGACGGGTGCGTGCTTCGGCTTGGGCACTGGGATCGTACGAATTGCGGCCGAAGAATTCGTCGGATGAAATGCTTTTTTGGTTGCCGTATTTATTCACGACTTCAGAATTGGCCGAGCTCGAGTATGAACTGGCAGATGGAGCAGGCGTGATACTGGGAGTCGATGTCTGGGGACTGGCAGTCTTTTTAGGACCAGCAGACGTCTGGCCAAATCCGAGCTTGACAAATGCTTGACGAGTATCTTCGActttggatgatgatgtggATGAACTGTTCAAAGCAGGAGATGCCAGCGAGGCTGGAAGTGGCTCTTCGTCATATGAAAGACTGGTTTtgcctgctgctgatgtaCTACCAAGTCCGCTAGAAACTGCTCCAGATGAACCATTCTTTGTATCATTAGGATTATATCCCAGTTTAGCAATTCGTTCCTGTTCTTCCTTTGCTTCACGTTCGGCTTTATCGAAATCCAGATCATCAGCGCCCAGTTTCTTGGCCGCCAACTTAGTAGGTCGTTTGGCTCCACCTCCGAGAATATTGGTTTTTCTGGCCGATGACGATGCCAAGCTGGAAGAAGTGGTTTTTTTGCTCGACAAAATACGATTACTGGATGTAGTAGCAGTCGTAGTCGTACTATTACTAGTAGTGGTAGATGAGTTACCACTGTTGACAGCTGGTGATACACCTCGAGAGATGCCGGCTCCAGGAGTCGAGGATCTGGATACTGGAGGGGTGGGTTTCTTGACGAGAGGTTTATCCCAATTAGCAAAGAAACTGTCTTTAGACGAACTGGCATCGTCACCATTAGTATCATTGAGTGAGAGagacgaagacgagccACCTCCAAGAGATTCACCCACCAGATTCGAAGTATCGAGAACCGCCTCGTTGGGGAACTTGACTGAGTCTGATAATGCCCGACGACGAAGTTCGTCTAAATACAGACTGGCTGTACGACTTGTATATTTATCTTTTGCATTGGCTCCATTGACAAGATATTGCGAACCTCCATTCTTAGCGAAAAAGTCCCGGGCCGATTTATTACCACCAATTCGGATATTTCTCAAGTTACCAACTGACCAGTTGTCCATGTTAGTACTTTGTACAAAACTGACATGAACACCGAGATTACGATGGACCGACGAACAGTCGAGACAGATGAATACGCCAAAGGTGGCCGACGACCACGTCGGGTTCTTAGCATTACAGTCAAAACATGCTCTATTAGCAGGAATCGACCGATGcttatcaaaaaaaggCTTAATATCCTCCTTTGAAATCACTGCTTTCTCGTCCGACATGTTTCTACTCTGCTAACCAAACGCGTTGCTTGCAACTGCAATCTCCAGCTCACTTTTCAACTCTTATCTCGCTTCTCGCCCGCTTGCTTGATCCCAATCAACACGTCGCCAAATTCCACGCCGCATCCGCCGCGCGAGCCGCTTTGGGGGatcggggtctgcctccggcggctggggctctgccccagaccccgtggctcgcttcgctcgttgctgggaccgtggggAGGGGAAAGGGGATGGGAAGGGGGAGAGGAAGGGGGTGGGGGGATGGGTCTGGCAATTGGATTCTAATTTAGTGTGAAATTATGAGGAGTTGGTCTCATTATATTAcatgtcacgtgatataGTTTCGAGCAGTTCCGCAGTTTTTCACCGGTCTGTTTGAGAAATGAGCCAAGAAAGCAAGACTTTTCGTTGCTCCAACCATGATACAAGACTCGCCAAGGTGAACTACCCCCACCCCCTcgcaacgagcgaagcgagccacggggtctggggcagagccccagccgccggaggcatgccccctGACAGCCGTCCCAGAATGTGAGGGCAGGGAACGGCTGAGGAATGTCCAATCACGTCGAGGCAAATTACGCAGTTCAGCAGATTGgagtgaaatttcaatcGCATGGAGAGAAGCACGCTGAGGTGACCTTGTAGTGTTCCTGGATTGCAGAATTCATTGAAAGCTCGTTTGCTTGAACTCGGAGTCGAATCAATTTGTTTTGGATTGGTTATTGCCATTTTATTTAAATTATTTGTGTTGGAGTTGGTTTGATTCGTGTAAACCGTGATACAGAGATACAACAAATATGCTCGCTAGGACTTTGAGAAACATCGCCAGGGCTCAACCTGCTACTTTGAGCGTGGCTCGCCGGTCTGCTCGTGGCTACTCGTCGGTACATGCTGTTCACAGAAATACTCCTGAAAATAACCCTTCAATTCCATTTGAGTTCACTGCTGAGAACCTGGCTAGAGCTCAAGAAGTCatttcaaaatatcctCCTCAATACAAAAAGTCGGCTGTCATGCCATTACTAGATATCGGCCAGCGTCAACTTGGATTCACTTCTATTAGTGTCATGAACTATGTCGCTAAGTTGCTCGATATGCCCCCCATGCGAGTCTATGAAGTCGCTACTTTCTACACAATGTACAACAAGTCGCCAATGGGCAAGTACCACTTGCAAGTGTGTACTACTACTCCCTGTCAACTTTGTAATTCGGATTCTATTATGGAGGCTATTACTAGTCATCTCAATATCAAGCCTGGTCAAACTACTAAGGATGGTTTGTTCACTATATCGGAGGTTGAATGTTTAGGTGCCTGTGTCAATGCTCCTATGATCGCTATCAATGATGACTATTTCGAAGATCTCACTGCCAAGGGTATTACTGAGGTTCTTACTAAATTACAAAAGGGCGAGAAGGTCACTCCTGGTCCTGAGTACTCGAAGCGAAAAGACTGTGAACCTTTCAGTGGACCCAAGGTTCTTCTTAACAAGGAGCCTTTTAATGTGGCTGATATCACCCGCGCTGATCTATAGCTGATGTCCTAAAAATCTAGATATTAATAAACTTTTGCATTGTTATTGGAATTGGTCTGATTCATTGTGTTGATTGAGACCATGATAAGGGCAAGGAAAGACATTGATCTGAGTTTAGGTCTAAGAGAGGTCTAGTCAGGTCGTTTCATTAAATTTCTATGAGAAAATGTACGGGTAATTATTTGAGAGTAGTGAGTGGAGCTACAGGTTGTAGTAGGTAGCGAGCTTCAATCACCGAGGTAGAATCATATACTCCCCGGTGAGAGATCGGATAATATATGCTAGTAATGACTATAAGAACGAGTTAtcataataaatagacgGTCCGGTGACTGGATGGAGCCAGGTCCCCTGTTATATTCTCCGCCATGTGTTCAAGACACTTGGAAACACCCCCCCATAGGATTTTAACAGGTCTGTGACAAAGTGTTACCCCGACCAGATTCTGTCGGCAGTAGCAGTTACTGACGTTCCAGGCTGAGTCGTTTATGCTGTAATTGGAAACAGCAGGATAGAAACTACTCCGTATTGATCTTGATGGACTGCTACTATCGATCGATCAGGGTTCGCCGAAAAAAGGCATAGGACTGACAGTACTAGAAGTAGCCATCAAACCGAGAAAAGTCCCCTGAGAATCGATGTCGATGTCCGCTGGATCTGTTAGAAGTCAGAGTTGAAGTACGAGCTGATGGTGTTCCCGACAATCCAGAAATTGGAGTAAAACTTCCGCTGTTTGTTCTTCGTCCAGGGCTCGGTCGCGAAAAGCCAAGTGTGGATTGGGCTCGAACAACAGGACTGCTTTTGGTAGTGAGTTCGCGAAACCTGCTGTTACCATCGTATGCCAGAGGACTGCTATAATGGTTGACACCCCTAGAAGGAGTCAAGTTGGAATTCTGTTTTAGAGCATATGACTTGGATAATGGCAATGACTGATGTGCTCCCATTCTTGACATGGAACTACTACCATTGCTGTTGCTCATAACCATGGGTTGCGAACTGACAAAATCTGGAACCATATCACAGTATGACAATAGAAAGTCTGCTAAAGACAGGTATACTTGATCTATTGATCGTGCCTGATCGTATGTTTCAGCCAATGAGTACGCCGATATCGTATCACTAACGACTTTCTCTAACAATGGTACCATTGGGTCATTAGCACGTAGTCGTCGTGCTCTTTCGAGCAGGGTGATAACATGCCTTTCAGATGCACTTTGCTCGTTCAGTTGTTGAAATGGAGATGACGATTGTCCTTGTGATGCTATTTGAGAGTATTGATGTGGGTGACTAACAGAGCGAATATTTGATCGACTCCCATTAATTCGTTCCGGTGTTAACTTTTCCTCCGAGACATATGTCGAGGATCTTGAGAGAGGAATTGATCTTGTGGCTTGTCTTGGAGGCGAAGAGGCAAGTGCCGATATTGGTTCTTGTCGATCCCACTCGAGACTTTGATCTATTTTGTTGACACCATCAAAACGATTATCGGTACTTGTTTCATGAATGTACTCCCTTGGGTCTGGTCGATCAGATGCTTGAACTGTATGGGATTCTGCATCTTGTCTCTCTTGAATACGCTCCTGAGCCTGCATTTGTAATAGCTGTTGCTTCTGATAGTGCTCttgatgttgttgctgaCTGTATTGTAGTTGacgctgttgctgttgctcaaattcttgttcttgattctgctgctgctgttgcagtTCATTTTCTGCCTGATATGAATTTTGTGATCCTTGGTTATGGGATTGTGGAatttgttgctgctgatttaTATTTTCGATTGGCGTTGAGGGAGTGCCTATTCTTTTAGTTCCCTCACTAACAGCTCGTTTCGCCTCATCGACCTCGACCGAGGCCAGCTCGTTCTCCAGTCTCAAACGTCGAATTCGCTGCTGAACAGCGTCCAACTCCTCAAAAACCTGAGATCTTCTGTCTGAGGAAAATGATGATTCGGGTCTGCTTGGATGGGTAGATACCCGACTAGAAGTACCCGAGCCGGGTCTTAGTCGGTTAGGTGAGATCTGAGGAGAAGAATATTTACCTTGTTGACTCAATTGATAAGTATATCTCGAAGGATCCTCTTTGTATATGGCCGCGTCAACTGCGGTATTCgcattgctgctgtcagtAACTCCAGCTCTCGCATATCCAGTAGAAGCAACACTATCGACAATTTTCCTATCAGCTAGGGCAGGTGAGATTGACTTTGTGCTACTGGCCGCACTGTAATACGAATTTATGTCGTCGATATCATCATAATCGTCAATCACCAGGGCTGTAGGGTGTGATGTTGTAAAAGGATCATTATCgaaatcatcatcttgCAGACCCGGTTCAATATGATTTCTAATATTAGTGATATTGCCATTACCAGTATTTCTCCAGTCTCCAATTGATGTTCTATAGCCATTTCTAGAGCCATTTAGTCGGCTCTCCTCAATTCCTCGTATGTTCCCTTCATGTTGCATGACACCCTCATAATCTAGTGCGCTCGTCATACTTAGGGGTCTGGGTCTATCAGCTGGATTCAGTACAAGGCGCCGTTTAGCTCTATCtaatgatgatgctgatgcaaCTGATAAAACACTTCTGGGGTCgttattttttgttgggCCAAGAGGTGCCACTTTGGGTTTTAAATGTGATTTCAGATGCTGATGAGTCTCAGACTTTGTCGTTAATGATTTAATATCAGACAGCGAGTCTGACGAATTGTCTAACTCgttgagcttgaaaagTTAGTTTTACTCAACAAGGAGTTATACATCCACCACGTACACAACGAGCGTTCAATGGCTTAATCCGGCTGTTTGACTTACCTCATGAGGAACTGAAAGAGGCTTACTTCCGCCAATAACTTGTGTCGATTGCGAGTTATCCAGTCGTTTTCCATCCATGGAAGAAAAAGCTTTGTGACAATTAAAAGTTTAAAAGAAACTGATCACCAAGAATCGTAGCCCCATCCAACTCAGACCTAGTTTAATAGATAGAAACctaataaaaattaaaattgTCTGAGAAGGTTCAGGACCCCCAGATCTAAAAGGGGTAATATAAAACACGAACAGCCGCATACCTTTTCAACCATACAGCCAGCCAATTAACAGCACTTGACTTTGATAAGAGGAAGCTAAGTTTGAATTAATCGAAACCATGATAAATTGAATTTATAATCAGAATAttcccttttttttttattcaagaGAGCTGTAAGATAAATTCTGTATTCTGTATGGAAGATAAAGTACCTCGGATATCAATAATTTCTGTTGCTTTTGGAACTAGAGTGCATGACTATCTGCAACCTTAATTATAAAGATCGGAATACAAATTAGTACATTCGTTATCGATAATTATTCAAACTGCATTCACAGtatataatttttaaaaaattattaaCAAGATATGGAGAACCTAAATAATACATGACATGTACAGCTGTCACGTATACATGTACCTTACTGTCAAGCAACTTACTAGTACAGAGTTTATATGATGGACGACAAAAAGCATGATTAGATTTCGCCTTTTGAGCCGCTGATCTATCTTATACTTATACGCTCTCGTCGTTTTCCTGCTCAAGCAGGTTGTTTATCTTTTAGGGCTGTTGAGTAAGAATGAActttcaggggtaaacGCGCTAATCTAATGCGGTAACGATCTACCGCGGTCTCTAAGGCTTAGGGGACTCCAATTCCGAAGGCTTAGCGTGACCTTTTCTTTAAACTCTTTGATCc
The Sugiyamaella lignohabitans strain CBS 10342 chromosome A, complete sequence genome window above contains:
- the GLO3 gene encoding Glo3p (ADP-ribosylation factor GTPase activating protein (ARF GAP); involved in ER-Golgi transport; shares functional similarity with Gcs1p; GO_component: GO:0030126 - COPI vesicle coat [Evidence IPI] [PMID 15254269]; GO_component: GO:0030137 - COPI-coated vesicle [Evidence IDA] [PMID 15254269]; GO_component: GO:0005794 - Golgi apparatus [Evidence IEA,IEA]; GO_component: GO:0005793 - endoplasmic reticulum-Golgi intermediate compartment [Evidence IPI] [PMID 9927415]; GO_function: GO:0008060 - ARF GTPase activator activity [Evidence IEA]; GO_function: GO:0008060 - ARF GTPase activator activity [Evidence IDA] [PMID 9927415]; GO_function: GO:0005096 - GTPase activator activity [Evidence IEA]; GO_function: GO:0046872 - metal ion binding [Evidence IEA]; GO_function: GO:0008270 - zinc ion binding [Evidence IEA]; GO_process: GO:0048205 - COPI coating of Golgi vesicle [Evidence IDA,IMP] [PMID 15254269]; GO_process: GO:0006888 - ER to Golgi vesicle-mediated transport [Evidence IGI,IMP] [PMID 9927415]; GO_process: GO:0043547 - positive regulation of GTPase activity [Evidence IEA,IEA]; GO_process: GO:0015031 - protein transport [Evidence IEA]; GO_process: GO:0032312 - regulation of ARF GTPase activity [Evidence IEA]; GO_process: GO:0006890 - retrograde vesicle-mediated transport, Golgi to ER [Evidence IDA,IGI,IMP] [PMID 9927415]; GO_process: GO:0006810 - transport [Evidence IEA]), giving the protein MSDEKAVISKEDIKPFFDKHRSIPANRACFDCNAKNPTWSSATFGVFICLDCSSVHRNLGVHVSFVQSTNMDNWSVGNLRNIRIGGNKSARDFFAKNGGSQYLVNGANAKDKYTSRTASLYLDELRRRALSDSVKFPNEAVLDTSNLVGESLGGGSSSSLSLNDTNGDDASSSKDSFFANWDKPLVKKPTPPVSRSSTPGAGISRGVSPAVNSGNSSTTTSNSTTTTATTSSNRILSSKKTTSSSLASSSARKTNILGGGAKRPTKLAAKKLGADDLDFDKAEREAKEEQERIAKLGYNPNDTKNGSSGAVSSGLGSTSAAGKTSLSYDEEPLPASLASPALNSSSTSSSKVEDTRQAFVKLGFGQTSAGPKKTASPQTSTPSITPAPSASSYSSSANSEVVNKYGNQKSISSDEFFGRNSYDPSAQAEARTRLQAFDGATSISSSSYFGRDEDEEAEMRQSASGEFASVERVAQDIADRVKGIAGEDMTVLKDAIEQGASKLSDLMREYLR
- a CDS encoding subunit of NADH-ubiquinone oxidoreductase, mitochondrial precursor, putative; the protein is MLARTLRNIARAQPATLSVARRSARGYSSVHAVHRNTPENNPSIPFEFTAENLARAQEVISKYPPQYKKSAVMPLLDIGQRQLGFTSISVMNYVAKLLDMPPMRVYEVATFYTMYNKSPMGKYHLQVCTTTPCQLCNSDSIMEAITSHLNIKPGQTTKDGLFTISEVECLGACVNAPMIAINDDYFEDLTAKGITEVLTKLQKGEKVTPGPEYSKRKDCEPFSGPKVLLNKEPFNVADITRADL